The window GCACTAGGCACCTCTTGGCAAGCTCAAGAGGTGCCCGGTGCAAGCTATGTACGCTTCACTTCGCTAGCCCAGCGGCCTTAATGACTCGGCTCTTGGGCTTGCGAAACACCAGCACATTCCCCGCCATCACCGCCACCAATCCCAACAAGGCCGGCGCCGTCCACTGATACCCCTCGGCCACCGCCGACACATTCAATGCCACCAACGGGAACAGCACGGTGCAGTAAGCTGCCCGCTCCGGCCCCATGCGCCCGACCAGGGTCAGGTAGGCGGTAAAGGCGATCACCGAGCCCGGCACCACCAGGTAAAGCAACGAGCCGATGTACCGCACGTTCCACTCCATGCTGAATGGCACACCGCTGACCACGCAGAACACCGCCAGCATCACCGCCCCGTAGACCATGCCCCAGGCATTGGTGGTCATGGGCTTGAGCCCGGCCTTCTGCTGCATGCTCGACAGCATGTTGCCAGCCGAGAAGCACAGCGTGCCGAGCAGGGCCAGGCCAAGGCCGTACAGGATTTCGCGGCTGGCCGCGTGGTGGGACAGCTCGGGCCAGAACAGCAGCCCCAGGCCAAGGAGCCCCAGGGCGCCGCCGCCGAGCACATTGCTGGCGATCTTCTGGCCGAAGAAGATCCGCGCGTTGAGCGCATTCC of the Pseudomonas asiatica genome contains:
- a CDS encoding DMT family transporter, yielding MNLSLYLLTVLIWGTTWIALKLQLGVVAIPVSIVYRFALAGLILFAFLLLTRRLQPMNRRGHQICLAQGLCLFCVNFICFLSASQWIASGLIAVVFSTATLWNALNARIFFGQKIASNVLGGGALGLLGLGLLFWPELSHHAASREILYGLGLALLGTLCFSAGNMLSSMQQKAGLKPMTTNAWGMVYGAVMLAVFCVVSGVPFSMEWNVRYIGSLLYLVVPGSVIAFTAYLTLVGRMGPERAAYCTVLFPLVALNVSAVAEGYQWTAPALLGLVAVMAGNVLVFRKPKSRVIKAAGLAK